The Enterococcus rotai genome includes a window with the following:
- a CDS encoding sensor histidine kinase, whose product MRKKKPSSFNEKTLLNRLLKNYALILVTLILIGMVSIGMNTYWQSMGRGEITAQEAVDTIARSINDKNIQGKTMLNGLTDNQEKINNLNRYMDEPISNYLNYSYDQQLATGNYLFLPGQVKNFYTMYDNIESIIMVLNNYNDYYLSTADDKSGKKISGTPRLNNKFYLSYPITNPVTLEVLGSFYVEFSQKDIIDSLTHLTTFDGLSAYVFSSTGYQLLTYTEKNNTLDQQLIQQKMKEISLLPIQTLAQTNLLEHIQTTSGFDILVTVSKQQILTHVFFDLRILMIGGLGLIFLLLYLLYRTFTKYSQQVDIIMDSMALVTKGDLNTRINEQETQFELRELSKGINTMLDNIEQYIADIYKLEIKQQDAHMRALQSQISPHFLYNTLEYIRMYALSEGSEELADVVYAFSTLLRNNTDQAKTTTLEKELSFCEKYVYLYQMRYPDRIAYHFEIDDALKKLVLPKFSIQPLIENYFVHGIDFSRNDNAISVKAHLSNDQVKILIRDNGKGISPQKLALIETKLQSEQIELHGSIGLQNVNERLRAYFGPSFLMTIRPNETKGIAIELSFDDSFPKTEIGYNNSQTSSQ is encoded by the coding sequence ATGCGTAAAAAGAAACCTTCTTCCTTTAATGAAAAAACATTACTAAACCGATTACTGAAAAATTATGCGTTGATTTTGGTTACACTGATCCTGATTGGTATGGTCAGCATTGGGATGAATACCTATTGGCAATCGATGGGAAGAGGGGAAATCACAGCGCAAGAAGCTGTCGATACGATTGCTCGCTCGATCAATGATAAAAATATTCAAGGGAAGACGATGTTAAATGGGTTGACTGATAATCAAGAGAAGATCAACAATTTGAATCGTTATATGGACGAGCCAATTTCCAATTATTTGAATTATTCTTACGATCAACAACTAGCAACGGGCAACTATTTATTTTTACCAGGTCAAGTGAAGAATTTTTACACGATGTATGACAATATAGAATCGATCATTATGGTGTTGAATAATTATAATGATTACTATCTTTCTACCGCAGATGATAAGAGTGGTAAAAAAATCAGCGGAACCCCTCGCTTAAACAACAAATTTTATTTATCTTATCCTATTACAAATCCAGTAACTTTAGAAGTTCTGGGCAGTTTTTATGTCGAATTTTCTCAAAAAGATATTATTGATAGTTTGACTCATTTAACGACGTTTGATGGCTTGTCAGCCTATGTTTTTTCAAGTACGGGCTACCAATTATTAACTTATACAGAAAAAAATAACACCTTAGACCAGCAGTTGATCCAACAAAAAATGAAAGAAATTTCACTATTACCGATTCAAACGTTGGCCCAAACTAATCTGTTGGAACATATACAAACAACGAGCGGTTTTGATATCTTGGTAACTGTATCTAAGCAGCAGATCCTCACACATGTCTTTTTTGATTTGCGCATTCTAATGATAGGCGGCTTAGGCTTGATTTTTTTATTGCTGTATTTGTTGTATCGAACCTTTACGAAGTATTCACAGCAAGTTGATATTATCATGGACTCAATGGCACTTGTCACTAAAGGCGATCTAAATACGCGAATCAATGAACAGGAGACACAGTTTGAACTGAGAGAGCTCTCAAAGGGGATCAATACGATGTTGGATAATATTGAGCAATATATCGCCGACATTTATAAATTAGAGATCAAACAGCAAGATGCGCATATGCGAGCGCTACAATCTCAAATCAGCCCACATTTTTTATACAACACCTTAGAGTATATTCGCATGTATGCATTAAGTGAAGGCAGTGAAGAATTAGCGGATGTAGTCTATGCTTTTTCAACCTTACTGCGTAATAATACGGATCAAGCTAAAACGACAACTCTGGAAAAAGAGCTAAGTTTCTGTGAGAAATATGTATATCTGTATCAAATGAGATATCCAGACCGAATCGCTTATCATTTTGAAATCGATGACGCATTGAAGAAACTAGTTTTACCTAAATTTTCCATACAACCATTGATTGAAAATTATTTTGTCCATGGTATCGATTTTTCGCGAAATGACAATGCAATCAGTGTTAAAGCACATTTAAGTAATGATCAAGTGAAGATTTTGATTCGTGATAACGGGAAGGGGATCTCACCTCAAAAACTAGCTTTGATTGAAACGAAATTGCAAAGTGAACAAATCGAATTACATGGCTCGATCGGGTTACAAAATGTGAATGAACGCCTGCGTGCTTACTTTGGGCCAAGTTTTTTGATGACAATTAGGCCAAATGAAACCAAAGGAATCGCTATTGAACTTTCATTTGACGATTCCTTTCCTAAAACCGAAATCGGGTATAACAATAGTCAGACTAGTTCACAATAA